The genomic interval GTTCGTCCAAGAAGGGCATTCGCGCTCGCATTACGGCGTCCTGCGTGGTCTGCACTATCAAGACCTGTCCGCCCCAATGGGGAAACTGGTGCGCTGCACCCTGGGCAAGATTTATGATGTGGCCGTGGACTTGAGGGTCAGTTCCCCCACCTTTGGGAAGTACTTTGCCATCGAACTGAGCGCCGAAAACAAGAAGCAGCTCTACATTCCGCCTGGCTTTGGGCATGGGTTTGAAGCGCTGGACGAGTTTGTCGAAGTGCAATACAAGCAAACCGGCTATTACACCCCGGCTGCGGAAGGCACCATTGCCTGGAACGATCCCGACCTGGCCATTGACTGGCCGATTAAAAATCCCGTCCTTTCCAAACGCGATCAAAACGGCCTGACCCTGAAACAATATTTGCAGAACCCGGCTTTTCCCTAGGATGTGCTCATGAAAATCATGGTTATCGGCGCAAACGGTCAATTGGGCAGCGATCTGGTGCAGGTGCTGGGCGAGCGAGCGGCAGGCTATCAGGTCATTCCCCTCACCCATGCCGAACTTGAAGTGACCGATCCCCAGCAGGTTCAACAGGCTTTAGAACGATATCAGCCGGAGGTGGTGGTCAACACCGCCGCCTATCACAAAGTGGATGAAGTCGAGAGCCACCCCGAACGGGCTTTTGCGGTGAATGCCATTGCCCCGCTCACCCTTGCCCGATTGTGTCGCCAACAGGACATTGCCTTACTCTTTCTCAGCACCGACTATGTTTTTGGCGGTGAACTCAATCGTCAGAGGCCCTACACGGAAAGCGACTGCCCGGCTCCACTGAACGTGTACGGGGTAAGCAAACTGGCCGGGGAAAAATTCATCCAGGCTACCTGGTCGAAGCATTGGATTGTGCGCACTTCGGGTCTTTATGGCCTGCGCGGCGCTTCGGGCAAAGGCGGCAATTTTGTTGAGTTGATGTTGCGCCTGGCTGGGGAAGGCAAAGACATCCGCGTCGTGGATGACCAGCGTCTTTCTCCCACCTATACCTATGAACTGGCACATGGCTTGGTCAACCTGATCGAAAAAGCCCCTTACGGTCTCTATCACCTGACCTGTTCGGGGGCTTGTTCGTGGTATGAATTTGCACTCAAGATCTTTGAGTTGTCGAACCTGCAACCCAACCTGCAACCGACTACTTCGGCTGAATTCAAGACCGCCGCGCGCCGCCCGGGCTATTCCGTCCTGGCAAACCAGGCCATTCGAGATGCGGGCATTCCGCCCCTCAAAGCCTGGCAAGAGGCGCTGGCAGATTACCTTGCCAGGCGGGAGACGCGTTCTCTTCACCCGTCCCAAGGAGGTTCAAAATGATTCTGGTCACCGGTGGCGCCGGCTATGTTGGCAGTGTCTTAGTCCC from Anaerolineae bacterium carries:
- a CDS encoding dTDP-4-dehydrorhamnose reductase, which encodes MKIMVIGANGQLGSDLVQVLGERAAGYQVIPLTHAELEVTDPQQVQQALERYQPEVVVNTAAYHKVDEVESHPERAFAVNAIAPLTLARLCRQQDIALLFLSTDYVFGGELNRQRPYTESDCPAPLNVYGVSKLAGEKFIQATWSKHWIVRTSGLYGLRGASGKGGNFVELMLRLAGEGKDIRVVDDQRLSPTYTYELAHGLVNLIEKAPYGLYHLTCSGACSWYEFALKIFELSNLQPNLQPTTSAEFKTAARRPGYSVLANQAIRDAGIPPLKAWQEALADYLARRETRSLHPSQGGSK
- a CDS encoding dTDP-4-dehydrorhamnose 3,5-epimerase; this encodes MLIIEIEYYQDERGFFIEPWNKRDFAAAGFTEEFVQEGHSRSHYGVLRGLHYQDLSAPMGKLVRCTLGKIYDVAVDLRVSSPTFGKYFAIELSAENKKQLYIPPGFGHGFEALDEFVEVQYKQTGYYTPAAEGTIAWNDPDLAIDWPIKNPVLSKRDQNGLTLKQYLQNPAFP